One Paenibacillus crassostreae DNA segment encodes these proteins:
- a CDS encoding DUF58 domain-containing protein, whose translation MNGQYLLPSDWLPRLERLSLGAGRRVAGTMQGKRRSRHLGSSLEFADYRPYTAGDDIRRFDWGVYSRTGKPFIRQFMDEQELMVSVYVDCSKSMDFGARVAKGSTVENKGIPSKLQYAKQLAASIGYIALCSYERLQVACYSQSIDYRLPIIRGRGAVHRLFQFLEDSPVGGEGSLASSLAEPGAIPRLPGMTWIFSDFWLRQGEEEIGNVLSRLTGAGQEVVLVHILSQEEMNPALSGDLRLVDSEIETGKDVALTGKVLQAYRAEWDKYHQHLSSYAAERGISYVLIPNDMSLQQAVFGILAESGLIMT comes from the coding sequence ATGAACGGGCAATATTTACTCCCGTCAGATTGGCTTCCCCGCCTAGAAAGATTGAGTTTAGGTGCGGGTAGAAGAGTAGCAGGTACAATGCAAGGTAAACGTCGCTCGCGCCATTTAGGATCATCACTTGAATTTGCAGATTACCGCCCGTACACTGCTGGGGATGATATCCGTAGGTTCGATTGGGGTGTATATTCACGTACCGGTAAACCTTTCATCCGCCAATTCATGGATGAACAAGAATTAATGGTCAGCGTGTATGTGGATTGTTCTAAATCTATGGATTTCGGTGCTAGAGTTGCAAAGGGAAGTACAGTGGAGAACAAGGGAATTCCAAGTAAACTGCAGTACGCCAAGCAACTAGCAGCAAGTATAGGGTATATTGCATTATGCTCCTATGAGCGTCTGCAAGTAGCTTGTTACAGTCAATCAATAGACTATCGTTTGCCTATAATAAGAGGGCGTGGAGCAGTTCATCGATTATTTCAGTTTCTAGAAGATTCACCAGTAGGTGGAGAGGGTAGCTTAGCGTCTAGTCTTGCTGAACCTGGTGCGATTCCTCGGTTGCCAGGTATGACATGGATATTCTCGGATTTCTGGCTACGTCAGGGAGAAGAGGAGATTGGTAATGTGTTGTCCAGACTCACTGGAGCAGGGCAGGAGGTTGTACTCGTTCATATATTGTCCCAAGAGGAGATGAATCCCGCATTGAGCGGAGATTTAAGGCTAGTCGATAGTGAGATCGAAACGGGTAAGGATGTAGCTTTAACCGGAAAAGTATTACAGGCATATCGCGCAGAATGGGATAAATATCATCAACATTTATCCAGTTATGCAGCTGAACGAGGGATATCATATGTTCTTATTCCGAATGATATGTCCTTACAGCAAGCTGTATTCGGTATACTAGCAGAGTCGGGGCTGATTATGACTTAG
- the tkt gene encoding transketolase: protein MTIQEVNNQIDNLSITTIRTLAIDAIEKANSGHPGMPMGSAPMGYQLFAKTMNHNPDQPSWINRDRFVLSAGHGSMLLYSLLHLSGYDLPMEELKQFRQWGSLTPGHPEYGHTAGVDATTGPLGQGIGMAVGMAMAEAQLGATYNKDAYKVVDHFTYAICGDGDLMEGISSESASLAAHLKLGKLITLYDSNDISLDGKLNLSFSESVQKRFEAYGWQVLRVEDGNDLPAIEKAIKEAQADTDRPTLIEVKTVIGYGSPNKQGKGGHGGTHGSPLGAEEAKLTKEAYKWVYEEDFYVPQEVREHFAKVKEHGIAAYQAWEEQFAKYKQAFPELAAQFEIAISDKLPEGWDKDLPKYTTEDKAVSTRVASGNALNGLVGNVPHLLGGSADLESSTMTHLNGLDTFHATNYAGRNVYYGVREFGMAAAMNGIALHKGLKIFGGTFFVFTDYLRPAVRLAAIMGLPVTYVLTHDSIAVGEDGPTHEPIEQLASLRIIPGLTVIRPADANETSAAWAYTVENTSNPVALVLTRQNLPILPATVDGAREGIKRGAYVVADAKNGKPVAQILATGSEVQLAVKAQEELAKEGIEVRVISMPSWDLFEKQDKAYKESVILPEVKARLAVEMAYPLGWEKYVGDQGDILGISTFGASAPGDRVMKEYGFTVENVVSRVKALL from the coding sequence ATGACTATTCAAGAAGTGAATAACCAGATTGACAATTTATCTATTACTACAATCCGTACTTTGGCTATTGATGCCATTGAAAAGGCGAATTCAGGACACCCAGGTATGCCAATGGGTTCTGCTCCAATGGGGTATCAATTATTCGCAAAAACAATGAATCACAATCCTGATCAACCATCATGGATTAATCGTGACCGTTTCGTATTGTCTGCGGGACATGGATCAATGTTGTTGTACAGCTTGTTACACTTGAGTGGATATGACCTTCCAATGGAAGAATTGAAGCAGTTCCGTCAATGGGGTAGCTTGACTCCAGGCCACCCAGAATACGGTCACACTGCTGGTGTTGATGCTACAACGGGTCCTCTTGGTCAAGGTATTGGTATGGCAGTAGGTATGGCTATGGCTGAAGCTCAACTAGGTGCAACTTATAATAAAGATGCCTATAAAGTGGTTGACCATTTCACTTATGCTATTTGTGGTGACGGAGATTTGATGGAAGGGATCTCCAGTGAATCAGCTTCCTTAGCCGCGCATCTTAAACTTGGTAAGTTGATCACTCTATATGATTCCAATGATATTTCATTAGATGGTAAACTTAACCTTTCCTTCTCTGAAAGTGTTCAGAAACGCTTCGAAGCTTATGGCTGGCAAGTGTTGCGCGTAGAAGATGGTAATGATCTACCTGCAATTGAAAAGGCAATTAAAGAGGCTCAAGCTGATACAGATCGTCCAACATTGATTGAAGTAAAAACAGTCATTGGTTACGGTAGCCCGAACAAACAAGGTAAGGGTGGACATGGTGGTACTCACGGATCACCGCTTGGTGCTGAAGAAGCTAAGTTAACTAAAGAAGCTTATAAATGGGTATATGAAGAAGACTTCTATGTACCACAAGAAGTTCGTGAACATTTCGCTAAAGTAAAAGAACACGGTATTGCTGCTTACCAAGCATGGGAAGAACAGTTTGCTAAATATAAACAAGCTTTCCCTGAACTTGCAGCACAATTTGAGATTGCTATTTCAGATAAATTACCTGAAGGTTGGGACAAAGACCTTCCTAAATATACTACTGAAGACAAAGCAGTCTCCACTCGTGTAGCTTCTGGTAATGCTTTGAATGGTCTTGTTGGCAATGTACCACATCTTCTAGGTGGATCTGCTGACTTGGAAAGTTCAACTATGACACACCTGAATGGTCTGGATACATTCCACGCTACGAACTATGCAGGTCGCAATGTGTATTATGGTGTGCGTGAATTTGGAATGGCTGCAGCTATGAACGGAATTGCACTTCATAAAGGACTTAAAATTTTCGGTGGAACATTCTTCGTATTTACTGATTATTTACGTCCAGCTGTACGTTTAGCAGCAATTATGGGTCTTCCAGTTACTTATGTGCTGACACATGATAGTATCGCTGTCGGAGAAGATGGACCAACACATGAACCGATTGAACAATTAGCTTCCCTACGTATTATCCCAGGACTTACAGTTATCCGTCCTGCAGATGCTAACGAAACTTCAGCAGCATGGGCATATACAGTAGAGAATACTTCTAATCCAGTAGCGCTAGTATTGACTCGTCAGAACCTTCCAATCCTACCAGCAACGGTTGATGGTGCTCGTGAAGGTATTAAACGAGGTGCTTATGTTGTAGCCGATGCGAAGAATGGTAAACCAGTTGCACAGATTCTTGCAACAGGTTCTGAAGTTCAACTAGCAGTTAAGGCTCAAGAAGAACTAGCTAAGGAAGGCATTGAAGTACGTGTTATCAGTATGCCAAGTTGGGATTTGTTCGAGAAACAAGATAAAGCTTACAAAGAATCTGTTATTCTTCCAGAAGTAAAAGCACGTCTAGCTGTTGAGATGGCTTATCCACTTGGATGGGAGAAATATGTTGGAGATCAAGGAGATATTCTTGGTATTTCAACATTTGGAGCATCCGCACCTGGAGACCGTGTAATGAAGGAATACGGTTTCACAGTTGAGAATGTAGTTAGTCGCGTCAAAGCGTTACTATAA
- a CDS encoding pyrimidine/purine nucleoside phosphorylase, which yields MSEFNNVTIVKAANVYFDGKVTSRTVILDDGSKVTLGIMLPGTYEFGTDGPEIMEILSGDLNVKLPGTEVWQEIKGTGTFNVPGNAKFTVEVLNVTDYCCSYSTK from the coding sequence ATGTCGGAGTTTAATAACGTTACGATTGTAAAGGCCGCAAATGTATATTTTGACGGGAAGGTTACTAGTCGGACTGTCATACTTGATGATGGATCTAAAGTAACATTAGGCATAATGCTGCCTGGGACTTATGAATTCGGTACAGATGGACCTGAGATCATGGAGATACTATCCGGTGATTTAAATGTAAAGCTTCCTGGCACAGAAGTGTGGCAGGAGATCAAGGGTACAGGTACATTCAACGTTCCTGGAAATGCTAAGTTTACTGTGGAAGTGTTGAACGTAACAGATTATTGTTGTTCTTACTCTACCAAATAA
- a CDS encoding NAD(P)-dependent oxidoreductase produces MKKIGFIGLGTMGEPMAINLLHAGFDVTVYNRTASKCTPLQKKGAQIALTPGMASDSKDVIMTMVSNDNSIHDVYYGPNGILESLQPGSIVIDSSTISPELVKKVAFDVEQRGCYFLDAPVTGSKPGAISGTLVFMVGGSADVIEANRDIFDSLGKTLIHMGENGSGAVAKLAHNAMVGIHNVALAEGFAIAVKSGVPAEKFLQLVQNGSAGSKQAELKGRKIIENDFSNQFSLALMLKDLKLASSLSDNTGVPSPMLGLAKSMFQSGYTQGYGEEDLSAVVKCYETWIGQKIGGQTEES; encoded by the coding sequence ATGAAAAAAATTGGTTTTATTGGGCTCGGAACTATGGGGGAACCTATGGCTATAAATCTACTTCATGCAGGCTTCGATGTTACTGTTTATAATCGTACAGCTTCTAAATGTACCCCCCTCCAAAAAAAAGGTGCACAAATTGCTCTTACACCAGGGATGGCTTCAGACAGTAAAGATGTTATTATGACTATGGTTAGTAATGACAATTCTATTCATGATGTTTACTATGGCCCAAATGGTATCCTAGAATCACTTCAACCAGGAAGTATCGTTATCGACTCCAGTACGATTTCCCCTGAACTTGTAAAGAAAGTTGCCTTTGATGTAGAACAGCGGGGATGTTATTTCCTAGACGCTCCAGTAACCGGTAGTAAGCCAGGAGCTATTAGTGGTACATTGGTGTTTATGGTTGGGGGTAGTGCGGATGTGATTGAAGCTAACCGCGATATATTCGATTCACTCGGTAAGACCCTAATACATATGGGTGAGAATGGTAGTGGTGCTGTTGCTAAACTTGCCCACAATGCTATGGTCGGTATCCATAACGTAGCACTGGCTGAAGGCTTCGCAATTGCGGTGAAGTCTGGTGTACCTGCAGAAAAATTCCTGCAACTAGTCCAGAATGGATCAGCAGGTAGTAAGCAGGCGGAGCTCAAAGGCCGCAAAATTATTGAAAATGATTTTAGCAATCAATTCTCGCTAGCTTTGATGCTGAAAGATCTAAAGCTAGCCTCCTCCCTGAGTGATAATACAGGAGTACCTTCACCCATGTTAGGCTTAGCCAAGAGCATGTTTCAGAGTGGTTATACACAAGGTTATGGTGAAGAAGATTTATCTGCTGTTGTCAAATGCTATGAGACCTGGATCGGACAGAAGATTGGCGGACAGACTGAAGAATCGTAA
- a CDS encoding vWA domain-containing protein, whose protein sequence is MGIGSWLGMVFGLSIPAILLMYLLKRKFIDTLVPSHLLWERVLRNIEANRPWQKLQNRLLLWLQLIVAALLVFALMQPYGWVSDNVKSHVVIVADTSGSMSANTDDLDAEGENSNSELKRIDLLKSQAKDYLKDHAKSSEITLLSMDSEPKIVISREKNHKEVEEALNNLQPYYGKAAYQETLSLASALTTDEQDAEIIVFTDTQWKGDTEGISFQVPSVVVDIGASPLNNIGIKQFGVQSNSTGTIAVAVLESMTDIADPIEYSLYGDEQLLVTQNTEFQDGTATIRIDNLQDAEVYRLEILSKDAYQADNISFAFGSNNTTSKVLLLSSGNFFLEKALQLTGVEVTKMVINDSVTEEGIKSEVGLAVSSPPVPGDKPDLIVIEGVIPPFITQGDWEKLLSDTPLWHIGGAGKEVNVGGEKAILHDHAVTQYLSLSNIYVGVILETDVPEWGDPIVEIGGKAAIYAGKESGHSRLSFLFKLEDSDLPLSAEFPILVNNAVSWLSNEEGYGLGRVIAGASLDIPISVEVTKAIWIAKGGLALASGIEPIAADQGTRGYNTIQKTPAIPGLYAFEQQDREGNKTSYWVDVTADPFESDIGEKTALSFTQQISETTGDMEQNDVRNAKVEEGKVPMSLMWIVAAVALVIILLEWGVYQRGRSI, encoded by the coding sequence GTGGGAATCGGATCCTGGCTTGGGATGGTGTTTGGTTTAAGCATACCGGCTATTTTGCTGATGTATTTGTTGAAACGAAAATTTATAGATACGTTGGTGCCAAGTCATCTTCTTTGGGAACGAGTCCTGCGGAATATCGAGGCGAACCGCCCTTGGCAGAAACTACAGAACAGATTATTGCTGTGGCTACAGCTGATCGTAGCGGCTTTACTTGTGTTTGCATTGATGCAACCGTATGGGTGGGTATCCGATAACGTTAAAAGTCATGTGGTCATTGTTGCGGATACCTCGGGTAGCATGAGTGCAAACACGGATGACCTTGATGCGGAAGGTGAAAATTCAAATTCAGAATTGAAGCGAATAGATCTTTTGAAATCACAGGCGAAAGATTATCTGAAGGATCATGCGAAGAGTAGTGAAATAACACTTCTAAGTATGGATTCGGAACCTAAGATTGTCATATCACGTGAGAAGAACCATAAGGAAGTCGAGGAAGCCTTGAACAATCTTCAACCGTATTATGGCAAGGCTGCCTATCAAGAAACACTATCACTAGCTTCAGCGTTAACGACGGATGAACAAGATGCTGAAATTATTGTATTTACTGATACGCAATGGAAAGGCGATACCGAAGGAATATCTTTTCAAGTGCCTAGTGTAGTAGTTGATATCGGAGCATCGCCATTAAATAACATTGGAATCAAACAATTCGGAGTGCAGAGCAACTCGACAGGTACCATAGCGGTAGCTGTTCTTGAAAGTATGACAGATATTGCCGATCCCATTGAGTATAGTTTATATGGAGACGAACAATTGTTAGTTACGCAAAATACTGAATTTCAGGATGGTACAGCAACGATAAGAATAGATAACTTGCAGGATGCCGAAGTATATCGTTTAGAGATTCTATCGAAGGATGCTTATCAAGCAGATAATATTTCGTTTGCGTTCGGAAGTAACAATACTACATCCAAAGTCCTGTTGCTATCATCCGGTAATTTTTTCTTAGAAAAGGCACTTCAGTTAACAGGTGTAGAAGTTACTAAGATGGTAATTAATGATTCTGTTACCGAGGAAGGTATTAAGAGCGAAGTAGGATTGGCGGTATCATCACCTCCAGTGCCGGGAGATAAACCGGATTTAATTGTGATTGAAGGAGTCATACCACCATTTATCACACAAGGTGATTGGGAGAAGCTGTTGAGTGATACACCTTTATGGCATATTGGTGGGGCTGGAAAGGAAGTGAATGTAGGTGGTGAGAAGGCTATATTGCATGATCATGCGGTTACCCAATACCTCTCACTTTCTAACATTTATGTGGGCGTGATCTTGGAAACAGATGTACCTGAATGGGGAGATCCTATTGTTGAGATTGGAGGAAAAGCGGCGATTTATGCAGGTAAGGAGAGTGGACACTCGCGGTTATCATTTCTATTTAAGTTAGAGGATAGTGATCTACCACTGTCTGCTGAATTTCCAATCTTGGTGAATAATGCGGTCTCATGGTTGAGTAATGAGGAAGGGTATGGTCTGGGAAGAGTCATTGCTGGAGCTAGTCTAGATATCCCGATATCTGTTGAAGTAACGAAAGCGATATGGATTGCTAAAGGTGGACTAGCGTTAGCATCAGGAATTGAGCCTATTGCAGCGGATCAAGGAACGAGAGGGTACAACACGATTCAGAAGACACCTGCTATTCCTGGATTGTATGCTTTTGAACAACAAGATAGGGAAGGGAATAAAACAAGCTATTGGGTGGATGTAACGGCTGATCCTTTTGAAAGTGATATTGGTGAGAAGACAGCCTTATCTTTTACACAACAAATATCTGAGACAACTGGTGATATGGAACAAAATGACGTTAGGAATGCGAAAGTTGAAGAAGGAAAAGTCCCAATGTCATTGATGTGGATTGTCGCTGCGGTTGCACTTGTGATCATATTGTTGGAATGGGGGGTGTACCAGCGTGGGCGTTCAATTTAA
- a CDS encoding AAA family ATPase, with amino-acid sequence MPEIQPEVWKETISRVRQQIGEVIVGQQEVVEQMLWCIFAGGHALLEGIPGLGKTMLVRTIADSLDLSFSRIQFTPDLMPSDITGTQVLSFGNQGVTGMTFQSGPIFSSIVLADEINRATPKTQSALLEAMQEHTVTIGNTTHLLPQPFFVLATQNPLENEGTYPLPEAQLDRFQLKIMVPYPNADELKEIVRRTTSSHQAIVSKQATATELMEIQQGSREVLVAEEVLDYAVRLMMMTHPEEASATESVRKYVRFGSGPRGIQSIISTGKVRAICNGRMHLSTGDIHAVAIPALRHRIFLNFEGQARGITTDQIIQEIMDTLGGKG; translated from the coding sequence ATGCCTGAAATACAACCCGAGGTATGGAAAGAAACGATATCTCGTGTGCGTCAGCAGATTGGTGAGGTAATTGTTGGACAACAAGAGGTCGTTGAGCAGATGTTATGGTGTATCTTTGCTGGTGGACATGCTTTGTTAGAGGGGATTCCCGGCTTAGGTAAAACGATGCTCGTACGTACAATTGCTGACAGTTTGGACTTATCTTTTTCACGGATTCAGTTTACGCCAGATTTAATGCCAAGTGATATTACAGGGACACAGGTTCTCTCATTTGGTAATCAAGGCGTAACGGGAATGACTTTTCAGAGCGGGCCGATTTTCAGTAGCATTGTCCTTGCGGATGAGATTAACCGGGCTACACCTAAGACTCAAAGTGCTTTGCTAGAAGCGATGCAGGAACACACTGTGACAATCGGTAATACGACGCATTTATTGCCGCAGCCTTTCTTCGTATTGGCGACACAGAATCCCCTAGAGAATGAGGGGACTTATCCCTTGCCTGAGGCACAACTTGACCGCTTTCAGTTGAAAATTATGGTCCCTTATCCGAATGCGGATGAATTGAAAGAAATTGTGCGGAGAACGACTTCTTCACATCAGGCAATCGTGAGTAAACAGGCAACGGCTACGGAATTAATGGAAATTCAGCAAGGATCCCGCGAAGTGTTGGTTGCCGAAGAAGTATTAGATTATGCAGTCAGACTTATGATGATGACACACCCAGAAGAAGCATCAGCTACGGAAAGTGTTCGTAAATATGTTCGGTTCGGTTCGGGACCGCGTGGAATCCAATCTATCATTTCGACGGGGAAGGTACGTGCGATATGTAATGGAAGAATGCATCTTTCTACAGGTGATATTCACGCAGTAGCCATTCCTGCACTAAGACATCGTATTTTTTTGAATTTCGAAGGACAAGCAAGAGGGATAACGACAGATCAGATCATTCAGGAAATTATGGATACGCTTGGAGGTAAGGGATGA
- a CDS encoding VWA domain-containing protein translates to MGVQFNHPWLLLLLIPLTILMVYAYKSDFRLSKGRKKWAIGIRSTILVLLVLMLSGLQTYTILYQKDVVYLVDRSLSMPNGENLVHWIEQSAEYKEKQDRTSIVSSGLGAAVERQLSTSLLEEVQLNATLKREFSNLEAGMQLSSSLLNSKGDSRIVMITDGEENVGSMLAAGRLLKDRGIAVDVLESPQPVIQDVAVEELIVPDKLYQAESFYFEVMLRSTYEGLGELRLYEDNREIGRQKVEVTPGDNRFGLKGLAKSTGLHRYRAEIYMDGDEQSANNGGYAFTRVEGPPQVLVVEGEENTSGNITGALSSGLIQYDVIAPELLPTELAKYGAYDSIVFNNVSGDQVGGRQMDLIEQAVRSYGIGFMMAGGEKSYGMGGYFKTPIEKLLPVSMELEGKREIPSLGLILVIDRSGSMSGEKIELAKEAAMRTVELLRPKDTVGVVAFDGQPWWVVTPQKMTNKEEILGQIQSIQSEGGTDIYPALSSAVQELLLVEAQRKHIILLTDGQSAGNGAYDGLIQQMKDDNMTLSSVAVGQDSDKMLLEMLANMAGGRYYFAQDATTIPAIFSREAVMMAQSYIVDKPFIPAVQDAGDWSTLLENGLPTVYGYVATTAKSTAQTVLVSPEPDPLLARWQYGSGRTVAWTSDLTGKWSQDWVSWSAFSDVLTQLIKWTFPQFTSSPYEVKTTVAGNQVQLQVDVNGDEVAPDHMIALVTGDDLEEKKVTLYQEAPGQYTGEVMVDQPGAYMLSFVNETADEDKILGQGTGLIVPYSPEYRIASGDSSQGLTTLAELTGGRMLAWDQPQELFASKARPSRMLHDLSYALLVAALLLWVADIAVRRLALPWGAFATRFTAAILRRRSAPAGEAAPAAGLKRLAARKDRTAAFYGGGSAAKPPPVASPAERGDASGRSPQEAGARPASAVRAVAAPQPHAQARPAAAEPNDIAAAPISPPQPQEQSTSMDRLLAAKKRNSR, encoded by the coding sequence GTGGGCGTTCAATTTAATCATCCGTGGCTGTTATTATTACTTATTCCACTTACCATTCTGATGGTGTATGCCTATAAGTCGGATTTTCGATTATCAAAGGGACGTAAGAAGTGGGCCATAGGAATTCGTTCAACCATACTAGTATTACTCGTTCTGATGTTATCTGGTCTGCAAACCTATACTATTCTCTATCAAAAAGATGTGGTATATCTCGTTGATCGCTCACTCAGTATGCCTAATGGGGAGAATCTAGTTCATTGGATTGAGCAATCAGCAGAATATAAGGAAAAGCAAGATCGAACTTCGATCGTATCCTCTGGCCTAGGAGCCGCGGTTGAGCGTCAGTTATCAACTTCATTACTGGAAGAAGTACAATTGAACGCAACTTTGAAACGGGAATTTAGTAATTTAGAAGCGGGTATGCAGTTAAGTAGTAGTCTTCTAAATAGCAAAGGTGATTCACGAATTGTGATGATCACGGATGGAGAAGAGAATGTAGGTAGCATGCTTGCGGCAGGTAGGTTGCTGAAGGATCGTGGCATCGCTGTGGATGTCTTAGAGTCACCTCAACCTGTAATTCAAGATGTTGCTGTAGAAGAGCTTATCGTACCTGACAAACTGTATCAAGCTGAATCCTTTTATTTCGAGGTTATGCTTCGAAGTACTTATGAGGGTTTAGGTGAATTACGACTTTATGAAGATAATCGTGAAATAGGAAGACAGAAGGTGGAAGTAACACCAGGGGATAACCGATTTGGATTGAAAGGATTGGCCAAGTCGACTGGTCTTCATCGTTATCGAGCTGAAATCTATATGGATGGTGATGAACAATCTGCGAATAATGGTGGGTACGCTTTTACTCGAGTAGAGGGTCCACCACAAGTTCTGGTTGTTGAAGGTGAAGAGAATACTTCGGGGAATATTACAGGAGCTCTTTCGTCTGGTCTAATACAATATGATGTCATAGCACCTGAACTTTTGCCTACAGAGTTAGCGAAATATGGTGCATACGATAGTATTGTGTTCAACAATGTGTCAGGGGATCAAGTCGGTGGACGTCAGATGGATCTGATTGAACAGGCTGTCAGAAGCTATGGCATTGGGTTCATGATGGCTGGTGGAGAGAAAAGTTATGGAATGGGTGGTTACTTTAAGACACCTATTGAGAAACTGCTGCCCGTATCGATGGAACTAGAGGGGAAACGAGAGATTCCATCTTTAGGTCTAATTCTGGTCATTGACCGTTCAGGAAGTATGAGTGGAGAAAAAATTGAGCTAGCGAAGGAAGCAGCCATGAGAACCGTTGAGTTACTACGTCCCAAGGATACGGTTGGGGTGGTGGCTTTTGATGGCCAGCCATGGTGGGTAGTTACACCTCAGAAAATGACAAACAAAGAGGAGATCCTTGGACAAATTCAGTCCATACAATCAGAGGGTGGAACAGATATTTATCCGGCTTTAAGTTCTGCTGTTCAAGAGTTACTCTTAGTGGAAGCACAGCGAAAACATATTATTCTTCTGACGGATGGACAATCTGCTGGAAATGGAGCATACGATGGACTTATTCAGCAAATGAAAGACGATAATATGACACTCTCATCTGTGGCCGTAGGACAGGATTCAGATAAGATGTTATTAGAGATGTTAGCTAATATGGCTGGTGGGAGATATTATTTTGCACAGGATGCTACCACGATTCCGGCGATCTTCAGTCGAGAAGCAGTGATGATGGCTCAATCCTACATTGTTGATAAACCATTTATTCCTGCGGTACAAGATGCAGGTGATTGGAGTACGCTTCTGGAGAATGGATTACCTACTGTTTATGGCTATGTCGCGACCACTGCTAAATCGACTGCACAGACGGTACTTGTGAGTCCAGAGCCCGATCCTTTGTTAGCTAGATGGCAGTATGGTTCAGGACGTACAGTAGCATGGACCAGTGATCTGACAGGGAAATGGTCGCAGGATTGGGTGTCATGGTCCGCTTTCTCTGATGTTCTGACGCAGTTGATTAAGTGGACATTTCCTCAATTCACATCTTCTCCTTATGAAGTTAAAACGACTGTGGCAGGAAATCAAGTTCAATTACAGGTGGATGTTAACGGAGACGAAGTTGCGCCTGATCATATGATTGCACTCGTCACTGGTGATGATTTAGAAGAGAAGAAAGTTACTTTATATCAGGAAGCTCCTGGTCAATATACCGGAGAAGTGATGGTTGATCAGCCTGGTGCGTATATGTTGTCTTTCGTAAATGAAACGGCAGATGAAGATAAGATTTTAGGACAAGGGACGGGGTTGATCGTCCCGTATTCACCTGAGTATCGAATAGCAAGTGGAGATTCGAGTCAGGGACTTACAACACTAGCTGAGCTCACAGGTGGTCGAATGCTGGCATGGGATCAGCCACAAGAGTTGTTCGCATCTAAGGCTAGACCAAGCCGGATGCTGCATGATTTGAGCTACGCTCTACTCGTAGCAGCATTGTTGCTGTGGGTCGCGGACATCGCGGTGCGCCGTTTGGCGCTACCGTGGGGCGCGTTCGCGACCCGGTTCACCGCCGCCATCCTGCGGCGGCGGTCCGCTCCTGCCGGCGAGGCTGCGCCAGCCGCCGGCTTGAAGCGGCTAGCGGCGCGCAAGGATCGCACCGCAGCCTTTTACGGCGGCGGCTCCGCGGCCAAGCCGCCGCCAGTAGCATCGCCCGCGGAACGCGGCGATGCCAGCGGGCGGAGCCCGCAAGAAGCCGGGGCTCGCCCGGCTTCGGCAGTGCGTGCGGTAGCTGCGCCGCAGCCGCACGCACAGGCTCGGCCTGCGGCTGCCGAGCCGAACGATATCGCGGCGGCTCCAATCTCGCCACCGCAACCGCAGGAGCAGTCCACTTCGATGGACCGCCTGCTTGCTGCAAAGAAGCGCAATTCGCGCTAA